A genome region from Alistipes dispar includes the following:
- a CDS encoding aspartate aminotransferase family protein, with product MELFNVYSLYPVEPVRGRGCFVYDTAGTEYLDLYGGHAVISIGHAHPDYVRAVSEQVARLGFYSNSVENPLQTRLAEKLGRISGYADYSLFLCNSGAEANENALKLASFHTGRAKVLSFTKAFHGRTAGAVAATDNPAIAAPFNRTPNVEFAPLNDIGAVREKLSTREFAAVIVEGIQGVAGIHCPTDDFLRALREAATETGTQLILDEIQSGYGRTGRFFAHQHAGIRPDLITTAKGMGNGFPIGGVLIAPHFEARPGLLGTTFGGNHLACAAAIAVLDTIERERLVENAAAVGEYLLGELRRFTTLREVRGRGLMIGIETDGPGAELRRRLLFERHVFTGGAGASTVRLLPALCLTRELADRFLESFRGIVG from the coding sequence ATGGAACTTTTCAACGTATATTCCCTCTACCCCGTCGAACCGGTACGCGGCCGGGGCTGTTTCGTCTATGATACGGCCGGCACGGAGTACCTCGACCTCTACGGCGGACACGCCGTGATCTCGATCGGCCATGCCCACCCGGACTACGTGCGGGCCGTCTCGGAGCAGGTCGCGCGTCTGGGCTTCTACTCCAATTCGGTGGAAAACCCGCTCCAGACCCGTCTGGCCGAGAAGCTGGGACGCATATCGGGCTATGCCGATTACAGCCTCTTCCTCTGCAACTCGGGGGCCGAAGCCAATGAGAACGCACTCAAGCTCGCCTCGTTCCACACGGGACGCGCGAAGGTGCTCTCCTTCACGAAGGCGTTCCACGGCCGCACGGCGGGCGCCGTGGCCGCCACGGACAACCCCGCGATCGCGGCGCCGTTCAACCGCACGCCGAACGTGGAGTTCGCGCCGCTGAACGACATCGGCGCCGTGCGCGAGAAACTCTCGACGCGAGAATTCGCCGCCGTGATCGTCGAAGGAATCCAGGGCGTCGCGGGCATCCACTGCCCGACGGACGACTTCCTGCGCGCCCTGCGCGAGGCGGCGACCGAAACGGGCACGCAGCTCATCCTGGACGAAATCCAGTCGGGCTACGGCCGCACGGGACGCTTCTTCGCCCACCAGCACGCCGGCATCCGCCCCGATCTCATCACCACGGCCAAAGGCATGGGCAACGGCTTCCCGATCGGCGGCGTGCTCATCGCGCCCCACTTCGAGGCGCGGCCGGGTCTGCTGGGCACCACCTTCGGCGGCAACCACCTCGCCTGTGCCGCGGCGATCGCCGTGCTGGACACGATCGAACGCGAACGGCTCGTGGAAAACGCCGCCGCGGTGGGCGAATACCTGCTCGGCGAGCTGCGGCGGTTCACGACGCTCCGCGAAGTCCGGGGCCGCGGCCTGATGATCGGCATCGAAACCGACGGTCCGGGGGCCGAACTGCGCCGGCGGCTGCTCTTCGAGCGGCACGTCTTCACGGGCGGAGCGGGCGCCTCGACCGTCCGGCTGCTTCCGGCCCTCTGCCTCACGCGCGAGCTGGCCGACCGTTTCCTCGAATCGTTCCGCGGGATCGTCGGATAA
- a CDS encoding Rossmann-fold NAD(P)-binding domain-containing protein — protein sequence MKKFTCVQDIGDLREAVAEALEIKRDRFQFTGLGRNRTLLMLFFNSSLRTRLSTQKAAMNLGMNVMVLDVTQGAWKLETERGVVMDGDKAEHLLEAIPVMGSYCDVIGVRSFARFRDKAEDYEERILEQFIRHSGRPVFSMEAATRHPLQSFADLITIEEHRRVERPKVVMTWAPHPNALPQAVPNSFAEWMNAADYDFVITHPEGYELAPEFVGRARVEYDQRKALEGADFVYAKNWAAWADPNYGKVLSRDRSWTVDDEKMALTNDAFFMHCLPVRRNMIVTDSVIESPRSLVIPEAANREISAQVVLKRLLEGLQ from the coding sequence ATGAAGAAATTTACCTGCGTACAAGACATAGGCGACCTGCGCGAAGCCGTCGCCGAAGCGCTGGAGATCAAGCGCGACCGCTTCCAGTTCACGGGTCTGGGCCGCAACCGCACGCTGCTGATGCTCTTCTTCAATTCGAGCCTCCGCACGCGGCTCTCGACCCAGAAGGCGGCGATGAACCTGGGCATGAACGTCATGGTCCTCGACGTCACCCAGGGGGCCTGGAAACTCGAAACCGAGCGCGGCGTGGTGATGGACGGCGACAAGGCCGAACACCTGCTCGAAGCCATCCCTGTCATGGGCTCCTACTGCGACGTGATCGGCGTGCGCTCCTTCGCCCGCTTCCGCGACAAGGCCGAGGACTACGAGGAGCGCATACTCGAACAGTTCATCCGCCACTCGGGCCGTCCGGTCTTCTCGATGGAGGCCGCCACGCGCCACCCGTTGCAGAGCTTCGCCGATCTGATCACCATCGAGGAGCACAGGCGCGTCGAGCGCCCGAAGGTCGTGATGACCTGGGCGCCGCATCCCAACGCCCTGCCGCAGGCCGTGCCCAACTCCTTCGCCGAGTGGATGAACGCCGCGGACTACGACTTCGTCATCACCCATCCCGAGGGCTACGAGCTCGCCCCGGAGTTCGTGGGCCGCGCCCGCGTCGAGTACGACCAGCGCAAGGCCCTCGAAGGCGCCGACTTCGTCTATGCCAAGAACTGGGCCGCATGGGCCGACCCCAACTACGGGAAGGTGCTCTCGCGCGACCGTTCGTGGACGGTGGACGACGAGAAGATGGCTCTGACGAACGACGCCTTCTTCATGCACTGCCTGCCCGTGCGGCGCAACATGATCGTCACCGACTCGGTGATCGAATCGCCCCGCTCGCTGGTCATCCCCGAGGCGGCGAACCGCGAAATCTCGGCGCAGGTGGTACTCAAACGGCTGCTGGAGGGACTGCAATGA
- the argG gene encoding argininosuccinate synthase, producing the protein METKKKVVLAFSGGLDTSFCVKYLSEEKGYDVYTAIANTGGFSKAELEKIAQRAEELGAREHATLDIEQEYYEKSIRYMIFGNVLRNGTYPISVSSERIFQAIAIIEYAKRIGADAVAHGSTGAGNDQVRFDLTFQILAPEIEIITPTRDMTLTREYEIEYLRRHGFTADFKKMEYSINKGLWGTSIGGKETLHSEQTLPEEAYPSQIEAEGEERLTIAFDRGEIAAVNGKPYADKVEAIRAVEAIGSRYGIGRDMHIGDTIIGIKGRVGFEAAAPMLIIAAHKMLEKHTLTKWQLYWKDQVGTWYGMFLHEAQYLEPVMRDIEAMLRSSQRNVTGTVELILRPRNYTLVGVESPFDLMKTDFGEYGEVNKAWTADDVKGFTKILGNQIKIYHNVQKRNGK; encoded by the coding sequence ATGGAAACCAAGAAAAAAGTGGTTCTGGCGTTCAGCGGCGGGCTGGACACCTCGTTTTGCGTGAAATACCTCTCGGAGGAGAAGGGATACGACGTCTACACGGCGATCGCCAACACGGGCGGCTTCTCGAAGGCCGAACTCGAAAAGATCGCGCAGCGCGCCGAAGAGCTCGGCGCCAGGGAGCACGCCACGCTCGACATCGAACAGGAGTACTACGAGAAGAGCATCCGCTACATGATCTTCGGCAACGTGCTGCGCAACGGGACCTATCCCATTTCGGTCAGCTCGGAGCGCATCTTCCAGGCCATCGCCATCATCGAGTACGCCAAGCGGATCGGCGCGGACGCCGTGGCCCACGGCTCGACCGGCGCAGGCAACGACCAGGTGCGCTTCGACCTGACGTTCCAGATTCTCGCCCCCGAGATCGAGATCATCACCCCGACGCGCGACATGACCCTGACGCGCGAATACGAAATCGAATACCTGCGCCGTCACGGCTTCACGGCCGACTTCAAGAAGATGGAGTACTCGATCAACAAGGGGTTGTGGGGCACGTCGATCGGCGGCAAGGAGACCCTGCATTCGGAGCAGACGCTCCCCGAGGAGGCCTATCCGAGCCAGATCGAGGCCGAGGGCGAGGAGCGGCTCACGATCGCGTTCGACCGGGGCGAGATCGCCGCGGTGAACGGCAAACCCTACGCCGATAAGGTGGAGGCCATCCGCGCCGTAGAGGCGATCGGCTCGCGCTACGGCATCGGCCGCGACATGCACATCGGCGACACGATCATCGGCATCAAGGGCCGCGTGGGCTTCGAGGCCGCCGCCCCCATGCTCATCATCGCCGCGCACAAGATGCTCGAGAAGCACACGCTCACCAAATGGCAGCTCTACTGGAAGGACCAGGTGGGCACGTGGTACGGCATGTTCCTCCACGAGGCGCAGTACCTCGAGCCCGTCATGCGCGACATCGAGGCGATGCTCCGCTCGTCGCAGCGCAACGTCACGGGTACGGTGGAACTGATCCTGCGGCCGCGCAACTACACGCTCGTGGGCGTGGAGTCCCCGTTCGACCTGATGAAGACCGATTTCGGCGAATACGGCGAAGTGAACAAGGCGTGGACGGCCGACGACGTGAAGGGCTTCACGAAGATTCTCGGCAACCAGATCAAGATCTACCACAACGTCCAGAAGCGCAACGGGAAATGA
- the argB gene encoding acetylglutamate kinase, protein MTERITVVKIGGNVIDDAAALKRFLGEFAALPGAKILVHGGGKLATRLAERLELEVRMVEGRRITDKGMLDVVTMVYAGLVNKQIVAGLQAAGCNAIGLSGADGNIVTARRRAPEPVDFGFVGDIERVDHKLLGRLLDAGLVPVFPAIMHDGRGTLLNCNADSVASAVALGAARLAPTDLIYCFEKRGVLRDAEDEGSVIREITAATYPPLKADGTVSKGMIPKIENALRAVEKGVRSVTIRSAERLADDSGTTIR, encoded by the coding sequence ATGACGGAACGGATCACGGTCGTGAAGATCGGCGGCAACGTCATAGACGACGCGGCGGCCCTCAAACGGTTTCTCGGCGAGTTCGCCGCCCTGCCCGGCGCGAAGATCCTGGTGCACGGCGGAGGCAAGCTGGCCACGCGGCTGGCCGAGCGGCTGGAGCTGGAGGTGCGGATGGTCGAAGGACGCCGCATCACCGACAAGGGAATGCTCGACGTGGTGACGATGGTCTACGCCGGGCTGGTGAACAAACAGATCGTCGCGGGACTTCAGGCCGCCGGATGCAACGCCATCGGACTGTCGGGCGCCGACGGCAACATCGTGACGGCCCGCCGCCGCGCACCGGAACCGGTCGATTTCGGTTTCGTGGGCGACATCGAGCGGGTCGATCACAAGCTGCTCGGGCGGCTGCTCGACGCGGGCCTCGTGCCCGTCTTCCCGGCCATCATGCACGACGGGCGGGGTACGCTGCTCAACTGCAATGCCGACAGCGTGGCCTCGGCCGTGGCGCTGGGCGCCGCACGCCTCGCGCCGACCGATCTCATATACTGCTTCGAGAAGCGCGGCGTGCTGCGCGACGCGGAGGACGAGGGCTCCGTAATCCGCGAGATCACCGCCGCGACCTATCCCCCGCTCAAGGCCGACGGCACGGTGTCGAAAGGGATGATCCCGAAGATCGAAAACGCCCTCCGGGCCGTCGAAAAGGGCGTGCGGAGCGTCACGATACGCAGCGCCGAACGCCTCGCCGACGACTCGGGCACGACGATACGCTGA
- the trhA gene encoding PAQR family membrane homeostasis protein TrhA, which translates to MEKKKAVYVPTAGEEIANVLSHGVMALAMLAALPFAAVWAYTHDPEGVRAAFSVSVFVISVFLMFLVSTLYHAMRPASRHKEVFHVLDHIFIYVAIAGSYTPVALSVIGGWQGLLIAGLQWAMVVFGIFYKSLSHRSIPAVSLTIYLVMGWAILLFLPLFVRRASTELLALIALGGVLYTLGAGIYACKGFRYHHLVWHLLIDLAVAAHFTGIVFFLG; encoded by the coding sequence GTGGAGAAGAAAAAAGCGGTTTACGTCCCTACCGCAGGCGAGGAGATCGCCAACGTATTGTCGCACGGCGTCATGGCGCTCGCGATGCTCGCGGCCCTTCCGTTCGCCGCCGTATGGGCCTACACGCACGATCCGGAGGGGGTGCGGGCGGCCTTCTCGGTTTCGGTCTTCGTGATCTCTGTTTTCCTGATGTTTCTCGTCTCGACGCTTTACCACGCGATGCGTCCCGCCTCGCGTCACAAGGAGGTGTTCCACGTGCTCGACCATATCTTCATCTACGTGGCCATCGCCGGAAGCTATACGCCCGTCGCGCTTTCGGTCATCGGCGGCTGGCAGGGGCTTCTCATCGCCGGACTGCAATGGGCGATGGTGGTGTTCGGCATCTTCTACAAGTCGCTGTCGCACCGTTCGATTCCGGCCGTCAGCCTCACGATCTACCTGGTGATGGGGTGGGCCATTCTCCTTTTCCTTCCGCTGTTCGTCCGCCGCGCTTCGACGGAGCTGCTGGCGCTCATCGCCCTCGGCGGCGTGCTCTATACGCTCGGGGCGGGGATCTATGCCTGCAAGGGGTTCCGCTATCACCATCTGGTGTGGCATCTGCTGATCGACCTGGCGGTGGCGGCCCACTTCACGGGAATCGTTTTCTTTCTCGGTTAG
- a CDS encoding RelA/SpoT family protein, whose protein sequence is MDFSRYENLRALVRANFSETTQRLVDEALEYADGKLAGVCRYDGAPMLDHAAAVASIVISEVGLGRNSAVSSILHDVVRLAHKERPADEFLALTEEIRNRFGEQVVGITMGLANISELKLKTSKEQADNFRDLIVSYSEDPRVILIKLADRLEVMRSLGIFPHEKWRKKSWESMNLYAQIAHKLGLYEIKSELEDIALKYLEPKDYEHIITKLEESAEERRAFIARFLVPITERLDRLGMKYHVKSRTKSIFSIWSKMHKQHVPFEGVYDIFAIRIIIDCPHEEEKRLCWTVYSVVTDFYTPNPNRMRDWISIPKSNGYESLHTTVSAEGRWVEVQIRTERMDAVAERGIAAHWRYKGVGQGAQTSEQWLGRLRELMEDTTHSLAQRFDAKPASGEIFVFTPNGDLRKLPEGATLLDFAFDIHTNLGSTCSGGKVNNRAVSIREPLRNGDIVEILTQKNQTPKADWLAFVVTAKARNKIKSFLREEQAKHTRMGREELERKLKNWKLPLTIDEAVGYLARHFKVRTGTEVYALIATQKLDFGTIKELLSRHLSGEAEEQRRAAAAEIERQKAAQQGAKEPPAASQDALVIDDDISKIQYKLARCCNPIKGDEVFGFVTINSGITIHRTDCPNARRMRENYPYRVVEARWRQSAEGAFRVMIRIVAADTTGMANHITEAISRDLKLNIRSINFAAAPNGCLAGTVAVEVPGAGVVDTLVHHIMRIKGVQRAYRIN, encoded by the coding sequence ATGGATTTCTCACGCTACGAAAATCTGCGCGCGCTCGTGCGCGCGAACTTCTCGGAGACGACGCAGCGCCTTGTGGACGAGGCGCTGGAGTATGCCGACGGGAAGCTCGCCGGCGTGTGCCGTTACGACGGGGCGCCGATGCTCGACCACGCCGCCGCCGTGGCGTCGATCGTCATTTCGGAAGTGGGCCTCGGACGCAACTCCGCCGTCTCGTCCATCCTGCACGACGTCGTGCGGCTGGCGCACAAGGAGCGCCCGGCAGACGAATTCCTCGCACTCACCGAAGAGATCCGGAACCGTTTCGGAGAACAGGTCGTGGGCATCACGATGGGGCTGGCGAACATCTCGGAGCTGAAGCTGAAGACCTCGAAGGAGCAGGCCGACAACTTCCGCGACCTGATCGTCAGCTACTCCGAGGACCCGCGCGTAATCCTCATCAAACTGGCCGACCGCCTCGAGGTGATGCGCTCGCTCGGCATCTTCCCGCACGAGAAATGGCGCAAGAAGAGCTGGGAGTCGATGAACCTCTACGCCCAGATCGCCCACAAGCTGGGTCTCTACGAAATCAAGAGCGAGCTGGAGGACATCGCCCTCAAATACCTCGAACCGAAGGACTACGAGCACATCATCACGAAACTCGAGGAGAGCGCCGAGGAGCGCCGCGCCTTCATCGCCCGCTTCCTCGTGCCGATCACCGAGCGGCTCGACCGCCTCGGCATGAAATACCACGTCAAGAGCCGCACGAAGTCGATCTTCTCGATCTGGTCGAAGATGCACAAGCAGCACGTGCCCTTCGAGGGCGTCTACGACATCTTCGCCATCCGCATCATCATCGACTGCCCGCACGAGGAGGAGAAGCGGCTCTGCTGGACGGTTTACTCCGTCGTGACGGACTTCTACACGCCCAATCCCAACCGCATGCGCGACTGGATTTCGATCCCCAAGTCGAACGGCTACGAGTCGCTGCACACCACCGTGTCGGCCGAAGGCCGCTGGGTCGAGGTGCAGATCCGCACCGAGCGCATGGACGCCGTGGCCGAGCGGGGCATCGCCGCGCACTGGCGCTACAAGGGCGTGGGACAGGGAGCGCAGACCAGCGAACAGTGGCTCGGCCGCCTGCGCGAACTGATGGAGGACACGACGCACTCGCTGGCGCAGCGTTTCGACGCAAAACCCGCCTCGGGCGAGATCTTCGTCTTCACCCCCAACGGCGACCTGCGCAAGCTGCCCGAAGGGGCCACGCTGCTCGACTTCGCCTTCGACATCCACACCAATCTGGGCTCGACCTGCTCGGGCGGCAAGGTGAACAACCGCGCCGTGTCGATCCGCGAACCGCTGCGCAACGGCGACATCGTGGAGATCCTGACGCAGAAGAACCAGACGCCCAAGGCCGACTGGCTCGCGTTCGTCGTCACGGCGAAGGCGCGCAACAAGATCAAGAGCTTCCTGCGCGAGGAGCAGGCCAAACATACGCGCATGGGGCGCGAGGAGCTGGAACGCAAACTCAAGAACTGGAAACTCCCGCTGACGATCGACGAGGCGGTGGGCTACCTCGCCCGCCACTTCAAGGTGCGCACGGGCACGGAGGTTTACGCCCTGATCGCCACGCAGAAGCTCGACTTCGGGACGATCAAGGAGCTCCTTTCGCGCCACCTCTCGGGCGAGGCCGAGGAGCAGCGGCGCGCCGCGGCGGCCGAGATCGAACGCCAGAAGGCCGCGCAGCAGGGCGCGAAGGAGCCGCCCGCCGCCTCGCAGGACGCGCTGGTGATCGACGACGACATCTCGAAGATACAGTACAAGCTGGCCCGATGCTGCAACCCGATCAAGGGCGACGAGGTTTTCGGTTTCGTGACGATCAATTCGGGCATCACGATCCACCGCACGGACTGCCCCAACGCCCGGCGGATGCGCGAGAACTACCCCTACCGCGTCGTCGAGGCGCGCTGGCGGCAGTCGGCCGAAGGGGCGTTCCGCGTCATGATCCGCATCGTGGCGGCCGACACGACGGGCATGGCCAACCACATCACGGAGGCCATCAGCCGCGACCTGAAGCTCAACATCCGCTCGATCAACTTCGCCGCGGCGCCGAACGGCTGCCTCGCGGGCACGGTGGCCGTCGAAGTGCCCGGCGCGGGCGTCGTGGACACGCTCGTGCACCACATCATGCGCATCAAGGGCGTGCAGCGGGCCTACCGCATCAACTGA
- the argC gene encoding N-acetyl-gamma-glutamyl-phosphate reductase, with the protein MIRAGIIGGAGYTAGELIRLLVNHPQAEIVFVHSTSNAGNRLSEVHGGLEGDTDMCFCDGFDLGAIDVLFLCSAHGESRKWLAAHDVPAGVRIIDLAQDFRDESEGFVYGLPEWQRDRIRTARRIANPGCFATAIQLALLPLAAAGLLRDEVHVTAVTGSTGAGVKPSATTHFSWRTANLSVYKAFTHQHLLEIGRNLRRIEPAFDAEIDFVPMRGDFARGILASVYTRCTLEEADVRKLYAGYYATAPFTHVTERGVDLKQVVNTNKALLQVARHGDKLHVVSAIDNLLKGASGQAVENMNLLFGLDEREGLRLKASAF; encoded by the coding sequence ATGATACGCGCCGGCATCATCGGAGGCGCCGGCTACACCGCCGGCGAACTCATCCGCCTTCTGGTCAATCACCCGCAGGCCGAAATCGTCTTCGTGCACAGCACCTCGAACGCGGGCAACCGCCTCTCGGAGGTCCACGGAGGGCTGGAAGGCGACACGGACATGTGTTTCTGCGACGGCTTCGACCTCGGGGCGATCGACGTCCTGTTCCTCTGCTCGGCTCACGGAGAGAGCCGCAAGTGGCTCGCGGCGCACGACGTTCCGGCCGGCGTGCGGATCATCGACCTGGCGCAGGATTTCCGCGACGAGAGCGAAGGCTTCGTCTACGGACTGCCGGAGTGGCAGCGCGACCGCATCCGCACGGCGCGGCGCATCGCCAACCCGGGATGCTTCGCCACGGCCATCCAACTGGCACTGCTGCCGCTGGCCGCCGCGGGGCTGCTGCGCGACGAGGTGCACGTGACGGCCGTGACGGGATCGACGGGCGCCGGGGTGAAACCCTCGGCCACGACCCACTTCAGTTGGCGCACGGCGAACCTCTCGGTTTACAAGGCCTTCACGCACCAGCACCTGCTGGAGATCGGCCGCAACCTGCGGCGGATCGAACCGGCGTTCGACGCCGAAATCGACTTCGTGCCGATGCGCGGCGACTTCGCGCGGGGCATTCTCGCCAGCGTCTATACGCGGTGCACGCTGGAGGAGGCCGACGTGCGGAAGCTCTACGCCGGCTACTACGCAACGGCCCCCTTCACGCACGTCACGGAACGCGGCGTGGACCTCAAGCAGGTCGTCAATACGAACAAGGCGCTGCTGCAGGTGGCCCGCCACGGCGACAAGCTGCACGTCGTCTCGGCGATCGACAACCTGCTCAAGGGCGCCTCGGGACAGGCCGTGGAGAACATGAACCTGCTGTTCGGACTGGACGAGCGGGAGGGGCTGCGGCTCAAAGCCTCCGCATTCTGA
- a CDS encoding class I SAM-dependent methyltransferase: MKKVIRWALNHIPRPVLQRIAGWAVPVAGLFYRGRGAECPVCGAKYRKFLPYGYVRPRPNALCPRCLSLERHRLLWLYLTRETDLLKSHPRTLHIAPEVCIMRHLKPHFAARPGRYVTADLESPLADLHFDVQRIPLADNSVDVVLCNHLLEHVADDRRALRELHRILRPGGWGIVLSPVERDYERTFEDDSITDPDERTRIFGQYDHRRIYGADYTDRLREAGFEAADIDYAASLPEEERRLYALPDDHIYVVYKH; this comes from the coding sequence ATGAAAAAGGTGATCCGCTGGGCCCTCAACCACATCCCGCGCCCCGTGCTGCAACGGATCGCGGGATGGGCCGTGCCCGTGGCCGGGCTGTTCTACCGGGGCCGGGGCGCCGAGTGCCCCGTCTGCGGCGCGAAATACCGGAAATTCCTCCCCTACGGCTATGTGCGGCCGCGCCCCAACGCACTCTGCCCCCGCTGTCTCTCGCTGGAGCGCCACCGGCTGCTATGGCTCTATCTGACCCGCGAGACCGACCTGCTGAAAAGCCACCCCCGCACGCTGCACATCGCCCCGGAGGTCTGCATCATGCGCCACCTGAAACCCCACTTCGCGGCCCGGCCCGGCAGGTACGTCACGGCCGATCTCGAAAGCCCGCTCGCGGACCTGCATTTCGACGTGCAGCGGATTCCGCTCGCCGACAATTCGGTGGACGTCGTCCTCTGCAACCACCTGCTGGAACACGTGGCCGACGACCGCCGCGCCCTGCGCGAGCTGCACCGCATCCTGCGCCCCGGCGGGTGGGGCATCGTCCTCTCGCCCGTGGAACGCGATTACGAACGCACCTTCGAAGACGATTCGATCACCGATCCCGACGAGCGCACGCGCATCTTCGGCCAGTACGACCACCGGCGCATCTACGGCGCGGACTATACCGACCGGCTGCGCGAAGCGGGATTCGAGGCCGCGGACATCGACTACGCCGCCTCGCTTCCCGAAGAGGAACGCAGGCTCTACGCCCTGCCGGACGACCACATCTACGTGGTGTACAAGCACTAA
- the xseB gene encoding exodeoxyribonuclease VII small subunit, translating to MAKKELTYTEAMAEIEKILARLRSEEMDVDGLAAEVKRATELIASCKARLRKAEEKVNKVLES from the coding sequence ATGGCAAAAAAAGAGCTGACCTACACCGAGGCGATGGCCGAGATCGAGAAGATTCTCGCCCGCCTGCGCAGCGAGGAGATGGACGTGGACGGCCTCGCGGCCGAAGTCAAACGCGCCACGGAGCTGATCGCCTCGTGCAAGGCGCGCCTGCGCAAAGCCGAGGAAAAGGTGAACAAGGTGCTGGAGTCATGA
- a CDS encoding GNAT family N-acetyltransferase, protein MDNSTISVVFADPTHAHYAPRICELIYESALQRGTGIAKRSPEYIAAKMTGGKAVVALDGEKLVGFSYIECWGHGDFVATSGLIVDPEYRHMGLAEQIKRRTFELARRRFPYAKLFSITTSLPVMKLNSRMGYVPVTFSELTEDEEFWQGCQGCCNYDILQRNHRRMCLCTGMLYDPAKEPPRKQSRLAPYKMFFRNKVKKLFHLK, encoded by the coding sequence ATGGATAACAGCACAATCAGCGTCGTTTTTGCCGACCCGACTCATGCGCACTACGCTCCGCGTATCTGCGAACTGATCTACGAGTCGGCACTGCAGCGGGGTACGGGCATCGCCAAGCGGTCGCCCGAGTATATCGCCGCGAAAATGACCGGTGGCAAGGCCGTCGTGGCGCTGGACGGGGAAAAACTGGTCGGGTTCAGCTATATCGAGTGCTGGGGTCACGGCGACTTCGTCGCCACCTCGGGACTGATCGTGGACCCCGAGTACCGGCACATGGGACTCGCGGAACAGATCAAACGACGAACCTTCGAGCTGGCCCGACGACGATTCCCCTATGCCAAGTTATTCAGTATCACCACGTCGCTTCCGGTCATGAAGCTCAACTCGCGTATGGGATACGTACCGGTCACCTTTTCGGAGCTGACCGAGGACGAGGAGTTCTGGCAGGGATGCCAGGGATGCTGCAACTACGATATTTTGCAGCGCAACCACCGGCGCATGTGCCTCTGCACGGGCATGTTGTACGACCCGGCGAAGGAACCGCCCCGGAAGCAGTCGCGGCTGGCGCCCTACAAGATGTTTTTCCGGAACAAGGTAAAAAAACTGTTTCATCTGAAGTAA